Proteins from a genomic interval of Pseudomonas versuta:
- a CDS encoding intermembrane transport protein PqiB, with product MTETPGCDDAKAPGSPEVKRRRLNISLVWLVPVVAVLVGVSMVIHNVRTAGPKINVSFSTAEGLEANKTLVKYKNVVIGKVASIALNEDRDQVDVTLQLDASAKPFTAQDSRFWVVRPRIGANGVSGVDTLLSGAFIGADAGSSSTLKSDFIGLESPPAVTYRDKGTQFTLHTDELGSLDIGSSVYYRRIPVGQVMSYALAEDGKSVDIQIFVNAPNDQFVTRDTRFWNASGVEVNLTANGLKVNTQSLSSILAGGIAFVEPRYSPNPQRAKERAEFTLFADQETALAPPDGASFYIQMRFDQSLRGLSVNAPVEFLGVNLGRVVSIDLDYDPVTKTFPTIIGAVIYPQRLGRAHEQLNRDGDENDKLRPQRVLGTMIERGLRAQARSGNLLTGQLYIAMDFVQGAKPVKFDITARPSQIPTVPGSLDKLQVQLESIVDKISKLPLDQIAGNLNGSLLALQGTLKQVNGQVLPQLQDTLVQTKRTVTEAGNSVAEDSPQRQQFGAAMDEVQRTARSVRTLTDFLSRHPEALIRGRAKDQPLMTSPTSRENNPQ from the coding sequence GTGTCGATGGTGATACACAACGTGCGCACAGCGGGGCCGAAGATTAACGTCAGCTTTTCCACAGCAGAAGGGCTTGAGGCCAACAAGACACTGGTCAAATACAAGAACGTGGTGATCGGCAAGGTGGCGTCAATTGCCCTGAACGAGGATCGCGATCAGGTGGATGTCACGCTGCAGCTCGATGCCTCGGCCAAGCCGTTTACAGCGCAGGATTCACGCTTTTGGGTGGTGCGTCCGCGTATCGGTGCCAATGGCGTCTCCGGGGTCGACACGTTGTTGTCGGGCGCCTTTATCGGGGCCGATGCCGGATCTTCGTCGACCCTGAAAAGCGACTTTATTGGTCTTGAGTCCCCGCCGGCGGTGACCTATCGCGACAAGGGCACTCAATTTACCTTGCACACCGACGAGTTGGGCTCACTCGACATAGGCTCCAGCGTCTACTACCGCAGAATACCGGTAGGCCAGGTGATGTCCTACGCGCTGGCTGAGGACGGTAAAAGTGTCGATATCCAGATTTTCGTCAATGCCCCCAATGATCAGTTTGTCACCCGTGACACGCGGTTCTGGAATGCGAGCGGGGTGGAGGTCAACCTTACGGCGAACGGGTTGAAGGTCAATACACAGTCCTTGTCTTCAATCCTGGCGGGCGGCATCGCATTCGTCGAGCCGCGCTACAGTCCAAACCCGCAGCGGGCCAAAGAGCGGGCCGAGTTCACGCTGTTCGCCGACCAGGAAACAGCCCTGGCACCGCCTGACGGTGCCTCTTTTTATATCCAGATGCGTTTCGATCAGTCGTTGCGCGGGTTGTCAGTGAATGCCCCGGTAGAGTTTCTGGGGGTAAATCTTGGGCGCGTGGTGTCGATTGATCTGGATTACGACCCGGTGACCAAGACTTTTCCGACCATCATTGGCGCCGTGATTTATCCGCAAAGATTGGGACGTGCTCACGAGCAGCTCAACCGCGATGGTGATGAAAACGACAAGCTGCGCCCGCAACGTGTACTGGGCACAATGATCGAGAGAGGGCTCAGGGCGCAGGCGCGCAGCGGAAATTTACTGACCGGCCAGTTGTATATCGCAATGGATTTTGTCCAGGGTGCCAAGCCGGTGAAGTTTGATATCACTGCACGGCCTTCGCAAATTCCCACAGTGCCGGGCAGCCTCGACAAGCTTCAGGTTCAGCTTGAATCAATCGTCGACAAAATCAGCAAACTGCCTCTGGATCAGATCGCCGGCAACCTCAATGGCAGCCTGCTGGCGTTGCAGGGCACGCTCAAGCAAGTCAACGGGCAGGTGCTACCGCAACTGCAGGACACTCTGGTGCAAACCAAGCGCACTGTGACCGAAGCCGGCAACAGCGTTGCCGAGGATTCACCTCAGCGCCAACAGTTCGGTGCGGCCATGGATGAGGTTCAACGTACCGCCCGTTCGGTCAGAACCCTTACAGACTTTTTGAGTCGCCATCCTGAAGCGCTGATTCGTGGCCGTGCCAAAGATCAGCCGCTCATGACCTCGCCCACTTCCCGTGAGAATAATCCGCAATGA
- a CDS encoding DMT family transporter translates to MNTSVIYALAAAALFGASTPLAKLLGTEIPPVLLAGLLYLGSGIGLVLLRFIRDRGWKKSGLSVREWPWLGGAIVFGGILGPVALMLGLTLTSGATASLMLNLEPVLTAVLAWVVFKENADRRIVVGMLAIIAGGIVLSWPSGQASSVEQSWGGPLAVAFACLCWAVDNNLTRKVSASDALFIAGTKGLFAGLVNCAIGLTLGASIPPLAALSPTLLIGFLGYGVSLVLFVLALRGLGAARTGAYFSTAPFLGAAISIVLLDESVSMLFWVAAAFMMFGVWLHLTEQHEHMHEHQPLQHTHRHIHDEHHQHEHAEEVAPGSAHSHAHLHYPVRHNHPHFPDIHHRHRH, encoded by the coding sequence ATGAATACAAGTGTGATTTATGCATTGGCCGCGGCTGCACTGTTCGGGGCCAGTACTCCGCTGGCAAAGCTGCTGGGCACTGAAATCCCGCCAGTACTGCTGGCCGGGTTGTTGTATCTGGGCAGCGGCATAGGGCTGGTGTTGCTGCGTTTTATCCGCGATCGGGGGTGGAAAAAGTCCGGGCTTAGTGTCAGAGAGTGGCCGTGGCTGGGCGGGGCGATTGTGTTCGGCGGGATTCTTGGCCCGGTTGCCCTGATGCTGGGGTTGACCCTGACCAGTGGCGCGACAGCGTCGTTGATGCTCAATCTGGAGCCGGTGCTGACAGCCGTGCTGGCATGGGTAGTGTTCAAGGAAAATGCAGACCGCAGGATTGTCGTGGGCATGCTGGCAATTATTGCCGGGGGCATTGTTTTGTCGTGGCCGTCCGGGCAGGCATCCAGCGTCGAGCAATCCTGGGGCGGGCCCCTGGCCGTGGCGTTTGCCTGTTTGTGCTGGGCGGTGGACAACAATCTTACGCGCAAGGTTTCGGCTTCTGATGCGCTGTTCATTGCCGGCACCAAAGGTTTGTTTGCAGGGCTGGTCAACTGCGCAATAGGGCTGACCCTGGGCGCCAGTATTCCGCCTCTGGCGGCGCTGAGCCCTACCTTGCTTATCGGCTTTTTAGGCTACGGGGTCAGCCTGGTGCTTTTTGTGCTGGCGTTGCGCGGGTTGGGTGCTGCGCGGACGGGGGCGTACTTTTCCACTGCTCCATTTCTGGGGGCGGCCATTTCGATTGTGCTGCTCGACGAGTCAGTCTCGATGCTGTTCTGGGTGGCTGCGGCATTTATGATGTTCGGCGTCTGGCTGCACCTCACCGAGCAGCATGAGCACATGCATGAGCACCAGCCGCTGCAGCACACCCATCGTCACATTCATGATGAGCACCATCAGCATGAGCATGCCGAAGAGGTAGCGCCCGGTTCTGCACACAGCCATGCGCACCTGCATTATCCGGTACGGCATAACCATCCGCATTTTCCGGATATCCATCACCGGCATAGGCACTGA
- a CDS encoding PqiC family protein, whose protein sequence is MSAQTRLCLGLLATLTLTACSSAPTHFYTLMSPADAREGQRPVTPPGFQLDVGVVRVPVQVDQPQLVVREAGGGLAILETERWSSPLADEFHDTLVDRLESELGVRDLAGLPKSASVPVLGVQTEVRRFDSWPGQYALIDVVWSLSLRQNGQPPRTLTCSSTLRQPAGQSVQQVVLAHRETIAALAATIASTARRWSQSTSVQCPQ, encoded by the coding sequence ATGAGTGCTCAGACCCGGTTGTGCCTCGGCCTTTTGGCGACTTTGACCCTGACCGCCTGCAGCTCGGCGCCGACTCACTTCTACACCTTGATGTCTCCCGCAGACGCCCGTGAGGGACAGCGCCCTGTCACACCCCCCGGGTTTCAACTGGACGTGGGCGTGGTGCGCGTGCCGGTTCAGGTTGATCAGCCGCAACTGGTGGTGCGTGAAGCAGGGGGAGGGCTGGCGATTCTGGAAACCGAGCGCTGGAGTTCGCCGCTGGCGGATGAATTCCATGACACCTTGGTCGACCGTCTTGAGAGTGAACTGGGAGTGCGTGATCTGGCTGGCCTGCCCAAGTCGGCTTCAGTGCCTGTACTGGGCGTGCAAACTGAAGTCAGGCGTTTTGATTCGTGGCCTGGTCAATACGCATTGATTGATGTGGTCTGGAGCTTGTCCCTGCGCCAGAACGGCCAGCCCCCTCGCACCCTGACCTGCAGCAGTACGCTGCGTCAGCCTGCGGGCCAGTCGGTGCAGCAAGTGGTTCTGGCGCACCGCGAAACCATCGCAGCGCTGGCAGCAACTATTGCCAGCACGGCACGGCGCTGGTCGCAGAGCACCAGTGTTCAATGTCCGCAGTGA